AATTGCCCTTGATGAGCCTGATCTGCAAAAGAGAAATTCATTCCTTGAAAAGTCGCTGAAGGCACTTGACAGGCAGAACTGGATGATACAGGATCTTCTTGAAGTTGCAAGATGTGATGACGAACTTGAGAAAATGGACATGGTCAAGACAAGCATCAATTGTATCGTTGATATGGCCTGCAAGTCCTTTAATGGAAAAATTGATGCATCAGGGCTTGATATCAGCATAAATAAAGGTTCAGATATGTTCGTGCGTGCCGATCCTGAAAAAGTTGCATATGCACTGACAAAGATCATAGATAATGCTTTGAAGTTTACAGCTAAAGGCGGCAGCGTGGAGGTTGGTACTTTCCATGAAGACGACATGGCTGTTGTCTATGTGAAAGATACTGGTGTTGGAATTCCAAAGGACCAACAGGAACTTATCTTTGAGCGTTTCTACCAGGTTGATTCTTCCTCAACACGAAAATACGGCGGTAATGGGCTTGGTCTGGCTATTGTGAAAAATATCATTGACCAGCATGAAGGAAAGATCTGGGTGGAATCTGTTCCGGAAAAAGGAAGTACATTCTATTTTACTGTAGCTGGATTTTAAATGCTCAACCAAAAACCATTTTCACCTATATAGATTACATAGATTATACGTATCTATTAAGGTAAGTTTTATAGGCAAAATCCTGTCCATTAGTTCTATCTTCCTTTTGGTTGTGAAAAAGATGGATACAAGAAAAGTACAGATCACGGGAAAATCCACTTATGTGGTTACTCTTCCCAAGAAATGGGCAGTTCGCTCAAAACTGGAAGCCGGTTCCCATATTTCTATTTTCTACCAGGAAGATGGATCTTTGCTTCTTCAACCTCCCGGGGCTAAAGCTTCTAAGAAAACAAAAAAGATAAAATTCAACAAAGAACTGGAGCATCTAAAAAGAGATCTTGTTGGTCTGTATATTATAGGCGATCACCAGACAATAGAGATAGTCGGGGATGATATTCCGGCACCAGCACGCAGGGAAATAAAAGATCTCTGTCATCGTCTTGTGGGTCTGGAAATGGTTGAAGGTGATGAGAAGAAGATAATCATCAAGAATTTCCTGGATACTGAGGACTTTACAATTGAAAAAGGACTTAAGCGGATGTCTTCGCTCGTTTATCTGATGCTTGATGAACTGGCATCTGTTTTTGAGGGAAATGATAAGGAATTATGCAGTCATATAATATCCCGTGATGATGACCTTGACCGTATGTTCCTGCTGGTATCAAAGCAACATGTGGATCGTCTGAACCTCAAGAAACCTTCAAAACACGATAAACTAAGTCTTGTGGAGTCATTCTATTACCGCCTTGCAGCTAATGATATAGAACGAATTGGTGACCACATATCTAAAATATCATTGCATTTTTCTTACATTACACTGCCTCAGGAAGTGCTGACAATACTTGTTGACCTGTGCAGGGAGTGCCAGACAATCTTCATGGACAGTACAGAAGCTTTACGTGAATCTGACAGCAATATTGCAAATAATGTACTGGGAAGGGAAGATGTATTCAATAAAATGCTCATTAGCGCTGCCCAGATGCCAACCGGGGATTCCATTGAACTTATAATTGACAGTTTCAGCAGGATAAAGGATTATGCGTCAAATATTGCAGAGTCTGCTATCGATCTATCGCAATTATAGACTCATCCCTCTTTTTCTTTGTGTGGGAG
The sequence above is a segment of the uncultured Methanolobus sp. genome. Coding sequences within it:
- a CDS encoding phosphate uptake regulator PhoU, which encodes MDTRKVQITGKSTYVVTLPKKWAVRSKLEAGSHISIFYQEDGSLLLQPPGAKASKKTKKIKFNKELEHLKRDLVGLYIIGDHQTIEIVGDDIPAPARREIKDLCHRLVGLEMVEGDEKKIIIKNFLDTEDFTIEKGLKRMSSLVYLMLDELASVFEGNDKELCSHIISRDDDLDRMFLLVSKQHVDRLNLKKPSKHDKLSLVESFYYRLAANDIERIGDHISKISLHFSYITLPQEVLTILVDLCRECQTIFMDSTEALRESDSNIANNVLGREDVFNKMLISAAQMPTGDSIELIIDSFSRIKDYASNIAESAIDLSQL